From Psychroflexus torquis ATCC 700755, the proteins below share one genomic window:
- a CDS encoding KpsF/GutQ family sugar-phosphate isomerase produces MEDVAIQSYAKDIILMESKAIQNLEALIDKSFSDAVKAIFDSKGRVIITGIGKSAIIATKIVATLNSTGTPAVFMHAADAIHGDLGTILKDDIVICISKSGNTPEIKVLAPLIKNFKNTLIAITGNKDSFLGKQADFVLNTFVEKEACPNNLAPTTSTTAQLVMGDALAVCLLKLRGFSRNDFAKFHPGGALGKTLYLRVSDITSQNMKPQVNPETPLKDVIIEISTNMLGVTAVLENDEVIGIITDGDLRRMLSTTENFTKLKAKDIMTKNPKTIANSAMAIDALDLLETYDITQLISHENGKYAGVVHLHNLVKEGII; encoded by the coding sequence ATGGAAGATGTAGCGATACAATCTTACGCCAAAGATATCATATTAATGGAATCTAAGGCAATACAAAATCTTGAAGCTTTAATTGATAAGTCTTTTTCTGATGCTGTGAAGGCTATTTTTGACTCTAAGGGGCGAGTGATCATTACGGGCATTGGTAAAAGCGCAATCATCGCTACTAAAATTGTAGCGACTTTAAATTCAACAGGAACCCCTGCTGTCTTTATGCATGCTGCAGATGCCATTCACGGAGATCTTGGAACAATTTTGAAAGACGATATTGTGATTTGTATTTCAAAAAGCGGGAATACACCAGAAATAAAGGTCCTTGCACCGCTTATCAAAAATTTTAAAAATACATTAATTGCAATTACAGGAAACAAAGATTCTTTTTTGGGTAAGCAAGCCGATTTTGTGCTTAATACATTTGTTGAAAAAGAAGCTTGCCCCAATAATCTTGCGCCTACGACTAGTACAACAGCTCAATTAGTCATGGGAGATGCTCTAGCGGTATGTTTATTGAAATTACGCGGATTTTCAAGAAATGATTTCGCTAAATTCCATCCAGGCGGAGCTTTGGGTAAAACGTTATATTTGAGAGTAAGCGACATCACTTCACAAAATATGAAGCCACAGGTGAATCCAGAAACTCCTCTTAAGGATGTGATTATTGAGATTTCAACTAACATGCTTGGGGTAACGGCAGTTTTAGAAAATGATGAAGTTATCGGTATTATTACAGATGGAGATTTGAGGCGGATGTTAAGCACTACTGAAAACTTTACCAAACTGAAAGCCAAAGATATAATGACCAAAAACCCAAAAACTATTGCCAATTCTGCCATGGCAATTGATGCTTTGGATCTTTTGGAAACTTATGATATTACGCAACTTATCTCTCATGAAAATGGAAAATATGCTGGAGTAGTTCACCTTCATAATCTCGTAAAAGAAGGCATTATATAA
- the tatC gene encoding twin-arginine translocase subunit TatC has protein sequence MAKSKQTKNPNEMSFLDHLEDLRWHLLRATLAILVGGAIAFWLKSFIFDVIIFGPKRADFYTYSVLCNISEYLGLQESFCFDELPFRIQSRTMAGQFSAHIWTSITAGFIMAFPYVIYQFWAFIAPGLASSEKKNARWFIIVTSFLFFLGVLFGYYVITPLSVNFLGSYTVSKEVFNDFDLSSYIGLVRASVLASGLIFELPVIIYFLTKVGLVTPEFLRQNRKYSLVFILIISALITPPDIASQVIVAIPVLVLYEVSIFISVLVLRKQRKEEKRKNK, from the coding sequence ATGGCTAAATCCAAGCAAACGAAAAATCCAAACGAAATGTCCTTTTTAGATCATCTTGAAGATTTAAGGTGGCATTTATTGAGGGCAACACTCGCTATCCTTGTTGGGGGTGCGATTGCTTTTTGGTTGAAGTCTTTCATTTTTGACGTGATTATATTTGGGCCAAAGCGGGCAGATTTTTATACCTATAGTGTATTATGTAATATTTCTGAATACCTCGGGTTGCAAGAAAGTTTTTGTTTTGATGAGCTTCCTTTCAGAATACAAAGTAGGACCATGGCAGGACAATTTAGTGCTCACATTTGGACCTCTATTACTGCTGGTTTTATCATGGCTTTTCCTTACGTTATTTATCAATTTTGGGCTTTTATAGCGCCTGGATTAGCCTCTTCCGAAAAGAAAAACGCAAGGTGGTTTATCATTGTCACCTCTTTCTTATTTTTCTTAGGGGTCTTATTTGGGTATTATGTCATCACTCCTTTGTCGGTTAATTTTTTAGGGAGTTATACCGTGAGTAAAGAAGTTTTCAACGATTTCGATTTAAGCAGCTATATAGGTTTGGTGAGAGCCTCTGTACTCGCTAGTGGCTTAATTTTTGAACTGCCTGTTATTATATATTTTTTGACCAAAGTAGGTTTGGTAACTCCAGAATTTCTAAGGCAAAACCGAAAGTACTCTTTGGTGTTTATATTGATTATTTCAGCATTGATAACACCTCCAGATATCGCCAGCCAAGTGATTGTTGCTATACCGGTTTTGGTCTTGTATGAGGTGAGTATTTTCATTTCTGTATTGGTTTTAAGAAAGCAACGTAAAGAAGAAAAAAGAAAAAACAAATAG
- a CDS encoding ATP-dependent DNA helicase RecQ, translated as MEQINLHQELKKYFGFNEFKGLQEQVIKSIISNKDTFVIMPTGGGKSLCYQLPALIKEGTAIVVSPLIALMKNQVDAIRNISEHHGVAHVLNSSLNKTQVKQVKEDISSGITKLVYVAPESLTKTEYIEFLKGENISFLAIDEAHCISEWGHDFRPEYRNLKNIIERIGENIPIIGLTATATPKVQEDILKNLRIPNSKTFKDSFNRPNLYYEIRPKTDDVDSDIIKFVKKNSGKSGIIYCLSRKRVEQLSQALQVNGVKAVPYHAGLDAKSRSRHQDMFLMEDIDVVVATIAFGMGIDKPDVRFVVHNDIPKSIESYYQETGRAGRDGGEGHCVAYYNHKDIEKLEKFMSGKPIAEQEIGHALLQDVVAFAESSISRRKYILHYFGEEFDNETGDGGDMDDNIRYPKKKKEAKDDVDLILKTVIETGQLFKSKEIVHTLCGSINVLIKSNKTENLKIFKAGKDKPASYWTALLRQVIISGFLKKELESYGVVKLQPKGEEFLKNNTSFMMTEDNDFTNLSTINTSSKPSGGTDEKLLKMLKDLRKKVAKRKEIPPFVVFQDPSLEDMALKYPINSEEMVNIHGVGEGKAKKFGKEFIELIQYYVEENEILRPDDLVVKSTGANSANKLYIIQNIDRKLPLTDIADGKGFEMKQFIKEMEAIVFSGTKLNINYWLDDILDEDQQEEIHDYFLEANSDSINAAIEEFDGDYDEEELRLYRIKFISEEAN; from the coding sequence TTGGAACAAATCAATTTACATCAAGAATTAAAGAAATACTTTGGTTTTAACGAGTTCAAAGGTCTTCAGGAACAGGTTATAAAAAGCATTATTTCAAACAAAGATACATTTGTGATCATGCCGACTGGTGGAGGCAAATCTTTATGTTATCAACTACCCGCATTAATTAAAGAGGGAACAGCCATAGTTGTCTCTCCGCTTATAGCCCTTATGAAAAACCAAGTGGATGCTATAAGAAATATTTCTGAACACCACGGGGTTGCTCATGTTTTGAATTCATCTTTGAATAAAACACAAGTCAAACAAGTCAAGGAAGATATTTCTAGCGGCATTACCAAGTTGGTCTATGTTGCTCCAGAATCTCTTACTAAAACTGAATACATAGAGTTTCTAAAAGGTGAAAACATTTCCTTTTTAGCCATAGATGAAGCCCATTGTATCTCCGAATGGGGGCATGATTTTAGACCTGAATATAGGAACTTAAAAAATATTATTGAACGCATAGGAGAGAATATTCCTATCATTGGTCTTACAGCGACTGCCACCCCTAAAGTCCAAGAAGACATCCTTAAAAACCTAAGGATTCCAAATTCTAAAACCTTTAAGGATTCATTTAACAGGCCTAACTTATATTACGAAATTCGTCCAAAAACAGATGATGTAGATTCTGACATTATAAAATTTGTTAAGAAAAACTCGGGTAAAAGTGGTATTATCTATTGCCTAAGCAGAAAGCGGGTAGAGCAATTGTCTCAAGCACTTCAAGTCAATGGCGTCAAAGCCGTTCCCTATCATGCTGGACTTGATGCTAAATCAAGAAGCAGGCATCAAGATATGTTTTTGATGGAAGATATAGATGTCGTAGTGGCAACTATTGCTTTTGGGATGGGGATCGATAAACCCGATGTTCGATTTGTAGTTCATAATGACATTCCGAAGAGTATAGAAAGTTACTATCAGGAAACGGGAAGAGCAGGAAGGGACGGTGGTGAAGGCCATTGTGTTGCCTATTACAATCATAAAGACATTGAAAAGCTTGAGAAATTTATGAGCGGAAAGCCTATTGCTGAACAAGAGATAGGTCATGCTTTACTTCAAGATGTGGTTGCTTTTGCTGAAAGTTCTATTTCACGTAGAAAATATATTTTACATTATTTCGGCGAAGAATTTGACAATGAGACTGGTGACGGCGGTGACATGGACGATAATATACGCTATCCTAAAAAGAAAAAAGAGGCTAAAGACGATGTTGATTTAATACTGAAAACGGTAATAGAAACCGGACAGTTATTTAAATCTAAAGAAATAGTTCACACGCTTTGCGGAAGTATCAACGTCCTTATCAAGTCTAATAAAACTGAAAATCTTAAAATTTTCAAGGCTGGGAAAGATAAGCCTGCGAGCTACTGGACAGCTTTATTGCGCCAAGTGATAATTTCTGGATTCCTCAAAAAGGAATTAGAGTCTTATGGAGTTGTGAAATTACAACCTAAAGGAGAAGAGTTTTTAAAGAACAATACTTCTTTTATGATGACAGAAGATAATGACTTCACTAACTTATCTACTATCAACACCTCCTCCAAACCTTCTGGAGGTACCGATGAAAAGCTACTTAAGATGCTAAAAGATCTTAGAAAAAAAGTAGCTAAAAGAAAGGAGATCCCACCATTTGTAGTATTTCAAGATCCTTCTTTAGAAGACATGGCTTTAAAATATCCTATCAATTCAGAAGAAATGGTCAATATTCACGGTGTCGGTGAAGGGAAGGCTAAAAAGTTTGGGAAAGAGTTTATAGAGTTGATTCAATATTATGTTGAAGAAAATGAGATTTTAAGGCCAGACGATTTGGTAGTAAAAAGCACTGGTGCCAATAGTGCTAACAAACTGTATATCATTCAAAATATAGATAGGAAATTACCATTGACAGACATTGCTGATGGCAAAGGTTTCGAAATGAAGCAGTTTATCAAAGAAATGGAAGCTATTGTATTTAGCGGGACTAAATTAAACATCAATTACTGGTTAGATGATATTTTAGACGAAGATCAACAAGAGGAAATTCACGATTACTTCTTGGAAGCTAATTCAGATAGCATCAACGCGGCTATTGAAGAGTTTGATGGCGATTACGATGAAGAAGAATTGAGACTTTACCGAATAAAATTTATTAGCGAAGAAGCTAATTAA
- a CDS encoding carboxymuconolactone decarboxylase family protein, with the protein MMDLVDEFEAYRAKMNGKILDENNKVLKRIFNLDTNSFTEGALDVKTKELLGLVSSLVLRCDDCVKYHLESSYKEGLKRAQIVEALSIGTLVGGTIVIPHLRRAFEYWEALEQKFGKTE; encoded by the coding sequence ATGATGGATTTAGTAGATGAATTTGAGGCGTATAGAGCCAAAATGAATGGAAAGATTTTAGATGAAAACAATAAAGTTCTTAAACGAATCTTTAATTTAGATACCAATTCCTTTACAGAAGGAGCTTTGGATGTAAAGACTAAAGAATTATTGGGCCTCGTTTCTTCTTTGGTCTTGAGGTGTGATGATTGTGTGAAATACCATCTAGAGTCTTCTTATAAAGAGGGCCTGAAAAGAGCTCAAATTGTTGAGGCTTTAAGTATTGGTACCTTAGTAGGTGGGACAATAGTTATACCACACTTAAGAAGGGCTTTTGAATATTGGGAAGCTTTAGAACAGAAGTTTGGAAAAACAGAATAA